The Thermoplasmatales archaeon genome window below encodes:
- a CDS encoding DUF86 domain-containing protein produces the protein MRIASILSRIERHRKKAEELSKMDLSNYLVFNSLAMECFQAVNSAIELGETIVSEKNLGFPSSYKETFEFLYKEKMISKNTFECIKKLIFLRNLIAHEYYTISEEELKEMAKLLSCLDEVIEIGKNL, from the coding sequence ATGAGAATCGCATCAATTTTATCAAGGATTGAAAGACACAGGAAAAAGGCGGAGGAGCTTTCAAAAATGGATTTATCTAACTATTTAGTTTTCAATTCTCTTGCAATGGAATGCTTTCAAGCAGTTAATTCTGCGATAGAGCTTGGCGAAACAATAGTTTCTGAGAAAAATCTTGGTTTCCCTTCAAGCTATAAAGAAACATTTGAATTTCTTTATAAAGAGAAGATGATAAGTAAAAACACATTTGAATGCATCAAAAAACTAATATTTTTAAGGAATTTAATTGCTCATGAATATTATACAATAAGTGAAGAGGAATTGAAAGAAATGGCAAAACTTCTTTCATGCCTTGATGAAGTTATTGAAATTGGAAAAAATTTATAA
- a CDS encoding nucleotidyltransferase domain-containing protein encodes MSVEGIEKIVEDLKNYKEVIAIILFGSYAKGKEKPISDIDIAVIADGLEEEISCLSSRLIEVVPFFRLPLYIQFEVLKYGKVLYVGNEGKFAEVKKKVLRDYLEMAPSYERMKRMILE; translated from the coding sequence ATAAGCGTGGAAGGAATTGAAAAAATTGTTGAGGATTTAAAAAATTATAAAGAAGTTATAGCAATAATCCTCTTTGGCTCATATGCAAAAGGTAAAGAAAAACCAATTTCTGATATAGATATTGCTGTAATAGCAGATGGCTTAGAAGAAGAAATAAGCTGCCTTTCCTCTCGCCTCATAGAAGTTGTGCCATTTTTTAGATTGCCATTATATATTCAATTTGAAGTTTTAAAATATGGAAAAGTGCTATATGTTGGAAATGAGGGAAAATTTGCTGAAGTAAAGAAAAAAGTTCTAAGAGATTATTTAGAAATGGCTCCTTCATATGAAAGAATGAAAAGGATGATATTGGAATGA